A window of Sporosarcina luteola contains these coding sequences:
- the yabA gene encoding DNA replication initiation control protein YabA: MKEGNFLDRVMEFEQQLEAMHEQFRELIGFVAKMTEENHSLQLENHHLRTRLEELTEQTQLMDKKRPPEKPHRVDIGEGVDNLARIYNEGYHVCNVHYGSSRKGEDCLFCLSFLSKQNA; this comes from the coding sequence TTGAAAGAAGGGAACTTTCTCGACAGAGTGATGGAGTTTGAGCAGCAGCTCGAAGCCATGCATGAGCAATTCCGGGAACTTATTGGATTTGTGGCGAAGATGACGGAAGAGAACCACTCACTTCAACTGGAAAACCATCATCTCCGGACACGGCTTGAAGAATTGACTGAACAAACTCAATTGATGGATAAAAAACGACCGCCTGAGAAGCCCCATAGAGTCGATATCGGCGAAGGGGTGGACAACCTGGCCAGGATATACAATGAAGGATATCACGTCTGCAATGTCCATTACGGAAGCAGTCGTAAAGGGGAAGATTGTTTGTTCTGCCTATCCTTCCTGAGCAAACAGAATGCTTGA
- the metG gene encoding methionine--tRNA ligase has translation MEEQRKTFYITTPIYYPSGKFHIGTAYTTVASDAMARYKRLRGFDVHFLTGMDEHGQKIQEKAEEEGLPPQQYVDQIADIAIDLWKLMDISYDDLIRTTEERHKAAVEKIFKKFLDNGDIYKGEYEGWKCVPCESYFTEAQLEDGNCPDCHRPVEKVSEESYFFNMKKYADRLLQYYEDNPTFIEPESRKNEMINNFIKPGLEDLSVSRMSFDWGIKVPGDPKHVIYVWVDALTNYITALGYDSDDDSLFKKYWPADVHVVGKDIVRFHTIYWPIFLMALDLPLPKKVFAHGFIMMKDGKMSKSKGNVVYPEMLVNRYGLDATRYFLLRELPFGQDGTFSPESFVERTNYDLANDLGNLLNRTVSMINKYFDGVIPTESLEATEFDNVLRDFTTTAIGKYEAAMEKMQFSVVLSELWTIISRTNKYVDETSPWVLAKDEADKGKLASVMTHLAESLRQIAVLLQPFMTKAPIQIIEQLGLDETLLAWETLGDFKAIPEGTKVVEKGVPIFPRLDPEVEIVYIRDQMAITAPQEKQVEEPVKIEEEAEEITIDDFMKVDLRVATVTACEKIPKADKLLKLQLDLGYEQRQVVSGIAEHYEPEALIGEKVIVVANLKPVKLRGELSQGMILAGSSNGILKLATVDPTLENGAQVK, from the coding sequence GTGGAAGAACAACGAAAAACATTTTATATTACGACTCCCATTTATTACCCGAGTGGGAAATTTCATATTGGAACAGCTTACACGACCGTTGCTTCGGATGCGATGGCCCGTTATAAAAGATTGCGTGGATTTGATGTACATTTCCTAACGGGAATGGACGAGCACGGACAGAAAATCCAAGAGAAAGCGGAAGAGGAAGGCCTTCCGCCGCAGCAATATGTAGACCAAATCGCGGATATCGCTATCGATCTTTGGAAACTGATGGACATTTCATATGATGACCTCATCAGAACGACGGAGGAGCGGCATAAAGCGGCCGTCGAAAAGATCTTTAAAAAATTCCTTGATAACGGTGACATTTACAAAGGTGAGTACGAAGGGTGGAAATGTGTCCCTTGTGAATCTTACTTCACAGAGGCGCAACTTGAAGACGGCAACTGTCCAGATTGTCATCGCCCAGTGGAGAAGGTGTCGGAGGAATCATACTTCTTTAATATGAAGAAGTATGCAGACAGGCTTCTGCAATACTATGAAGACAATCCTACCTTTATCGAGCCAGAATCTCGGAAAAACGAGATGATCAACAACTTCATCAAGCCGGGACTTGAAGACTTATCCGTATCGCGCATGTCATTCGACTGGGGCATCAAAGTGCCTGGAGATCCGAAACATGTCATTTACGTGTGGGTCGATGCGTTGACGAACTATATTACCGCACTCGGATACGACTCAGATGATGATTCGCTATTCAAGAAATATTGGCCGGCTGACGTGCATGTTGTCGGAAAGGATATCGTCCGCTTCCATACGATCTATTGGCCGATTTTCCTCATGGCTCTTGATTTGCCATTGCCGAAAAAAGTGTTCGCCCATGGTTTCATCATGATGAAGGACGGCAAAATGTCCAAATCAAAAGGGAATGTCGTCTATCCTGAAATGCTTGTGAATCGTTATGGCTTGGATGCGACGCGCTATTTCCTTCTTCGGGAATTGCCGTTCGGACAAGACGGAACATTCTCCCCTGAATCATTCGTGGAGCGCACGAATTATGATTTAGCCAATGACCTTGGAAACTTATTGAATCGGACAGTTTCCATGATCAATAAATATTTCGACGGCGTCATTCCGACTGAAAGCCTTGAAGCGACCGAATTCGATAATGTTTTACGTGACTTCACAACAACTGCGATTGGAAAATACGAAGCAGCGATGGAGAAAATGCAGTTCAGTGTCGTCCTTTCTGAGCTTTGGACAATTATTTCACGTACGAATAAATACGTCGATGAAACGTCTCCATGGGTTCTTGCAAAAGACGAAGCGGATAAAGGGAAATTGGCATCTGTCATGACCCATCTTGCTGAATCGCTCCGACAAATCGCAGTGCTCCTGCAACCGTTCATGACGAAGGCGCCGATTCAAATCATTGAACAGCTTGGATTGGATGAAACATTGCTAGCGTGGGAAACACTAGGAGATTTCAAAGCAATTCCTGAAGGAACCAAAGTTGTCGAAAAAGGGGTTCCGATTTTCCCACGTCTAGATCCGGAAGTGGAAATCGTCTATATCCGTGACCAGATGGCAATTACTGCTCCTCAGGAAAAGCAGGTTGAAGAGCCTGTAAAAATCGAGGAAGAGGCAGAAGAAATTACGATTGACGACTTCATGAAAGTTGATTTACGTGTCGCGACCGTGACTGCATGTGAAAAAATCCCGAAAGCAGACAAGCTGCTGAAGCTTCAACTCGACTTGGGCTACGAACAGCGTCAAGTCGTCTCAGGCATCGCCGAGCATTATGAACCGGAAGCTTTGATTGGCGAGAAAGTCATCGTCGTCGCTAATTTAAAACCGGTGAAATTACGCGGAGAATTGTCACAAGGGATGATATTGGCCGGTAGTTCCAATGGGATTCTAAAACTGGCAACAGTCGATCCGACATTGGAAAACGGTGCACAAGTGAAATGA
- the rnmV gene encoding ribonuclease M5 yields MNIKEIIVVEGKSDTIAIKRATGADTIETNGSAIDEKTLNKIKHAQETRGVIVFTDPDFPGKRIRSIIEERIPGVKHAFLQKAKTIAKNGQGLGIEHAKDEDIQKALGAVYSVDVQPVEEIPLRVLLEARLVGHPDAKKRRDQLSEILQIGQVNGKGLKKRLEMFRIGQHQLMEALKVLHEEDGHE; encoded by the coding sequence GTGAACATTAAGGAGATCATCGTCGTCGAAGGCAAATCCGACACGATTGCCATCAAGAGGGCAACAGGCGCCGACACAATCGAAACGAATGGATCGGCAATCGATGAAAAGACATTGAATAAAATCAAGCACGCCCAGGAAACGCGAGGAGTCATCGTATTTACCGATCCCGACTTCCCGGGCAAAAGAATCCGTTCCATCATCGAAGAACGGATTCCAGGCGTCAAACATGCCTTTTTGCAGAAAGCGAAAACAATTGCCAAGAATGGGCAAGGACTTGGCATTGAGCATGCGAAGGATGAGGACATCCAAAAAGCTCTTGGGGCCGTCTACTCCGTCGATGTACAACCCGTTGAGGAGATCCCTCTCCGGGTCCTGTTGGAGGCAAGGCTTGTTGGACATCCCGACGCAAAAAAACGGCGCGATCAGCTAAGCGAAATACTGCAAATTGGACAAGTGAACGGTAAAGGTTTGAAAAAGAGACTTGAAATGTTCCGGATTGGGCAACATCAATTAATGGAGGCATTAAAAGTCCTGCACGAGGAGGATGGCCATGAATAG
- a CDS encoding TatD family hydrolase, whose product MYIDTHVHLNADQYNEDVKEVIQRALDAGVSKMVVVGFDRVTIEKAMELAEQYPFIYAVIGWHPVDAVDCTDKDLEWIESLAGHPKVVGIGETGLDYYWDKSPKNIQQELFRKQIRLAQKVDLPVIIHNRDATGDVVRILKEEEARITGGIMHCYGGSVETAKECIEMNFLISLGGPVTFKNAKMPKQVATDISLDHLLIETDAPYLAPHPHRGKRNEPALVTLVAEEIARLQDIPIEEVAKRTTENALKIFRIPN is encoded by the coding sequence ATGTATATCGATACTCATGTTCATTTAAATGCAGACCAATATAATGAAGACGTAAAAGAAGTAATTCAACGCGCACTTGACGCGGGTGTCAGTAAAATGGTCGTCGTCGGCTTCGACAGGGTGACGATCGAGAAGGCAATGGAGCTAGCTGAGCAATACCCGTTCATTTACGCTGTCATCGGCTGGCACCCTGTAGACGCTGTTGATTGTACTGACAAGGATCTGGAGTGGATTGAATCTCTGGCGGGGCATCCGAAAGTCGTTGGCATCGGGGAAACCGGTCTGGACTATTACTGGGACAAATCGCCAAAGAATATTCAGCAGGAATTATTCCGGAAGCAGATCCGACTCGCGCAAAAAGTCGATCTTCCCGTCATCATCCACAATCGCGACGCGACCGGAGATGTCGTCAGGATCCTGAAGGAAGAAGAAGCTCGAATTACGGGCGGCATCATGCATTGCTATGGCGGCAGTGTTGAGACTGCGAAAGAATGCATTGAGATGAATTTCCTTATTTCACTTGGCGGCCCAGTCACCTTTAAAAATGCAAAAATGCCGAAGCAAGTTGCAACCGATATTTCATTGGATCATTTATTAATTGAAACGGATGCTCCTTACCTTGCTCCCCACCCTCACCGTGGAAAACGGAATGAGCCGGCGCTCGTCACGCTCGTGGCGGAGGAAATTGCCCGTCTACAGGACATTCCGATTGAAGAGGTGGCAAAACGAACGACCGAAAATGCGTTGAAGATCTTCCGTATTCCAAATTAA
- a CDS encoding small, acid-soluble spore protein, alpha/beta type, with product MARRRSIMSEHLKEEIAKELGFYDVVQREGWGGIKSRDAGNMVKHAIQMAERGVAEKRNDS from the coding sequence ATGGCAAGAAGACGGAGTATAATGTCTGAGCACTTGAAGGAAGAAATTGCGAAAGAGCTTGGCTTTTACGATGTTGTTCAGCGGGAAGGTTGGGGAGGCATTAAATCACGTGACGCTGGTAATATGGTGAAGCATGCCATTCAAATGGCTGAGCGTGGAGTAGCGGAAAAAAGGAACGACAGCTAA
- a CDS encoding PSP1 domain-containing protein, with translation MYKVVGVRFKKAGKIYYFDPLDYPLTVGDYVIVETARGIEYGKVASSVREVDENDVVLPLKKIIRKALVEDQIQVDENRADAEQAFGKCVEKIREHELEMKLVDVEYTFDRNKIVFYFTAEGRVDFRNLVKDLAAIFRTRIELRQIGVRDEAKMLGGIGPCGRMLCCSTFLGDFEPVSIKMAKDQNLSLNPSKISGLCGRLMCCLKYENDEYEEAKALMPDIGERVQTPEGPGKVVGLNLLERILQVNLSDQEQVLEYSWEEIESRKNSVAQLTK, from the coding sequence TTGTATAAAGTCGTAGGAGTCCGTTTTAAAAAAGCGGGTAAAATATATTATTTCGATCCTCTCGATTATCCGCTTACTGTCGGTGATTATGTCATCGTCGAAACAGCACGGGGTATCGAGTACGGAAAAGTCGCTAGTTCTGTGAGGGAAGTCGATGAAAATGATGTCGTCTTGCCACTTAAGAAAATTATTCGCAAGGCGCTTGTAGAAGACCAGATCCAAGTGGATGAAAACCGTGCGGATGCTGAGCAGGCCTTCGGTAAATGTGTTGAGAAGATACGTGAGCATGAGCTTGAAATGAAGCTTGTAGATGTGGAATATACATTTGACCGTAATAAGATCGTCTTTTATTTCACAGCGGAAGGGCGGGTCGATTTCCGGAATCTCGTAAAAGATCTTGCTGCCATTTTCCGGACGCGCATCGAATTGCGCCAAATCGGCGTCCGTGATGAGGCGAAAATGCTTGGTGGAATCGGACCGTGTGGCAGAATGCTCTGCTGTTCGACCTTCCTGGGCGACTTTGAACCTGTCTCCATCAAGATGGCGAAGGATCAGAACTTGTCACTCAACCCATCCAAAATCTCCGGATTATGCGGACGTCTCATGTGTTGCCTGAAATACGAAAACGATGAATATGAAGAGGCAAAAGCTCTCATGCCTGATATCGGGGAAAGGGTGCAGACGCCTGAAGGGCCGGGGAAAGTGGTCGGCTTGAATTTGCTTGAGCGAATTTTGCAAGTGAATTTGTCGGATCAGGAGCAAGTCTTGGAATATTCATGGGAAGAAATAGAGAGTCGGAAAAACTCAGTAGCTCAATTGACGAAATGA
- the rsmI gene encoding 16S rRNA (cytidine(1402)-2'-O)-methyltransferase translates to MKSQKSAEAGVAKLFLVGTPIGNLEDMTFRAIRILQEADMIAAEDTRNTIRLCNHFEIKTPLMSYHEHNLEKGGEKILSLLAEGKTVALVSDAGMPCISDPGNDIAAKAIEEGFDVVPVPGANAAISALVASGLQTQPFSFIGFLSRQKKERNEQLQKLKQKEETLLLYEAPHRLKETVKALAEAFGGSRQVVLARELTKRYEEILRGTLEEAVHWAGSNEIRGEFCIVIAGNEDVEEAVENWWKDISIHSHVEMVMDKEGVSSKEAIKLVALERGMSKRDVYQEYHVSGNV, encoded by the coding sequence ATGAAATCACAGAAGAGCGCTGAAGCAGGTGTAGCAAAGCTGTTTCTCGTCGGGACGCCGATCGGCAATTTGGAGGATATGACATTCCGGGCGATCCGGATCCTGCAGGAAGCGGATATGATAGCGGCGGAAGATACGAGGAACACAATCAGGCTATGCAACCACTTCGAGATAAAAACGCCGCTTATGAGCTACCATGAGCATAATCTTGAAAAAGGTGGAGAGAAAATCCTTTCTTTATTGGCGGAAGGGAAGACGGTCGCCTTAGTGAGTGATGCAGGGATGCCATGCATATCCGATCCGGGGAATGACATTGCTGCAAAAGCGATTGAAGAAGGGTTTGATGTCGTTCCGGTCCCTGGAGCCAACGCAGCCATCAGTGCATTGGTTGCTTCCGGGCTACAGACACAGCCATTCTCTTTTATTGGATTCCTGTCCCGGCAGAAAAAGGAGCGCAATGAGCAATTACAAAAACTGAAGCAAAAGGAAGAGACTCTGCTTCTGTATGAAGCTCCCCATCGCTTGAAGGAAACGGTCAAAGCACTTGCCGAAGCATTCGGCGGTTCACGGCAAGTTGTGTTGGCGAGGGAGTTGACGAAGCGGTATGAAGAGATTCTCCGTGGAACCCTTGAGGAAGCCGTTCACTGGGCGGGGTCTAATGAAATCCGAGGGGAATTTTGTATCGTTATTGCTGGGAATGAAGACGTTGAGGAAGCAGTGGAGAATTGGTGGAAGGATATAAGTATTCACTCGCATGTGGAAATGGTGATGGATAAAGAAGGCGTTTCATCGAAGGAAGCAATTAAATTGGTGGCATTGGAAAGAGGAATGTCAAAAAGGGATGTCTATCAGGAGTACCATGTGAGCGGGAATGTATAA
- a CDS encoding G5 and 3D domain-containing protein: MTKSTMKNLFSMSLRSKQIAIVTFVFALFVSIISLVLHEISKKSVTLQVNDEQIEIKTSEHTVGQLLASRDIEVAEHDLVTPSVNTTIEEGLSIRWEQAKQVEIQTGKETKKIWTTDRNVGDILAAADINLTDHDKVTPDLNENLGENLHINVQKAFQLTLIDGGKEKQMWSTSTTVADFLKRENIQLNENDKLNHEADGFVKPGSIVEVVRVEKVTDVVEEPTNFAVVTKSDAKLLKGREKVVQEGKKGSVERKFEIVKENGKEVSRTLLSERVIEEPQKKIVAVGSKVVVASAYNKKSNVAVSRGSSAAPSGGKEFYVTATAYTAHCNGCTGTTATGINLKANPNLKVIAVDPSVIPLGSKVWVEGYGYAIAGDTGGAIKGKRIDLHVPTKTAAYNFGRRTVKVKVID, translated from the coding sequence ATGACAAAAAGCACCATGAAAAATCTGTTCTCGATGTCATTGAGGAGTAAACAAATAGCGATTGTTACTTTTGTGTTTGCGCTATTCGTTTCAATCATTTCACTTGTTCTTCACGAAATATCCAAGAAATCGGTCACACTACAAGTGAACGATGAGCAAATTGAAATAAAAACATCTGAACATACAGTTGGGCAACTTCTAGCAAGTAGGGATATCGAAGTTGCCGAACACGATTTAGTAACACCCTCAGTGAATACCACGATCGAGGAAGGATTATCGATCAGGTGGGAACAGGCAAAGCAAGTAGAGATTCAAACAGGCAAGGAAACAAAAAAGATTTGGACGACGGATCGGAACGTCGGTGATATTTTAGCCGCGGCCGACATTAACCTTACCGATCATGACAAGGTTACCCCAGATCTGAATGAAAACCTTGGGGAAAATCTACACATCAATGTTCAAAAAGCGTTCCAATTGACGCTTATCGATGGCGGAAAAGAGAAACAAATGTGGTCAACTTCGACTACGGTCGCTGACTTTTTAAAGAGAGAAAACATTCAATTGAATGAAAACGACAAGCTGAACCACGAGGCGGACGGTTTCGTGAAGCCAGGTTCTATAGTTGAAGTCGTACGCGTAGAAAAGGTCACCGATGTAGTGGAAGAGCCAACAAACTTTGCGGTTGTAACGAAAAGTGATGCTAAATTGTTGAAAGGACGCGAAAAAGTCGTCCAAGAAGGCAAGAAGGGATCCGTTGAACGCAAGTTTGAAATTGTCAAAGAGAATGGCAAGGAAGTATCTCGTACGTTATTGAGTGAAAGAGTCATTGAGGAACCGCAAAAGAAAATTGTTGCGGTCGGTTCCAAAGTAGTAGTGGCAAGCGCCTACAATAAAAAATCCAATGTCGCTGTGTCTCGCGGCAGTTCGGCAGCACCTTCCGGCGGGAAAGAGTTTTATGTTACTGCCACTGCCTATACTGCGCACTGTAACGGTTGCACCGGGACCACGGCAACAGGCATCAACCTGAAGGCCAATCCGAATCTGAAAGTTATTGCGGTGGATCCTAGTGTCATTCCGCTCGGCTCGAAAGTCTGGGTTGAAGGATACGGATATGCCATCGCAGGAGATACTGGCGGTGCGATCAAAGGGAAAAGGATTGACCTTCATGTCCCTACAAAGACGGCAGCGTACAATTTCGGCCGTCGTACCGTGAAAGTCAAAGTGATCGACTAA
- a CDS encoding GIY-YIG nuclease family protein, producing the protein MNEHLFYVLECNDGSYYAGYTNDLEKRIRTHNEGKGAKYTRAKLPVRLIYRESYETKRDAMRAEYQFKQLTRSAKERYMRKGQHIDEITEER; encoded by the coding sequence ATGAATGAGCATCTGTTCTATGTCCTTGAATGCAATGATGGCTCTTACTATGCAGGCTATACAAATGATTTGGAAAAGCGTATCCGTACTCATAATGAAGGAAAGGGCGCAAAATACACGCGTGCTAAGCTTCCAGTCCGTCTCATTTACCGGGAAAGTTATGAAACGAAGCGTGATGCGATGCGGGCAGAGTATCAATTCAAGCAATTGACACGCTCCGCTAAGGAACGATATATGAGGAAGGGGCAGCATATCGATGAAATCACAGAAGAGCGCTGA
- a CDS encoding AbrB/MazE/SpoVT family DNA-binding domain-containing protein, whose amino-acid sequence MKSTGIVRKVDELGRVVIPIELRRTLGIEQKDALEIYVDDDKIILKKYMPNMTCSITGEVSDNNLQLIDGKLILSPDGAKQLIKEIEEKIK is encoded by the coding sequence ATGAAATCTACTGGAATCGTTAGAAAAGTCGACGAGCTTGGACGAGTCGTCATTCCAATCGAACTTCGCCGCACACTTGGCATTGAGCAGAAAGATGCTTTAGAAATCTATGTTGATGACGACAAAATAATCTTAAAGAAATACATGCCGAATATGACTTGTTCAATCACAGGAGAGGTGTCCGACAATAATTTGCAGCTTATTGACGGAAAGCTGATTTTAAGTCCTGATGGTGCTAAACAACTCATTAAAGAGATCGAAGAGAAGATAAAATAA
- a CDS encoding tRNA1(Val) (adenine(37)-N6)-methyltransferase, whose protein sequence is MENLLKDDERLDYLLAENLRIIQSPSVFSFSLDAVLLAKFAYVPIRSGKIVDLCAGNGAIPLFLSARTNADIIAVELQDKLSDMARRSVGYNKLNEQITIVNDDVIGIAGKIGYEKYDTVTCNPPYFPAIEASEKNLKEHVAIARHEIRLTLEQAVQSASELLKQGGKAAFVHRPGRLLDIVTAMRANRLEPKRIRFVYPKEGKEANTLLIEGIKDGKPDLKILPPLYVYGEDGEYTEEVRLLLYGQDE, encoded by the coding sequence ATGGAGAATTTATTGAAAGATGATGAACGACTGGACTATCTATTGGCGGAAAACCTGAGGATCATTCAAAGTCCTTCTGTCTTTTCTTTTTCGCTCGATGCTGTCCTGCTTGCGAAGTTTGCATATGTACCGATCCGTTCGGGGAAGATTGTCGATTTATGCGCAGGCAACGGAGCCATTCCGCTCTTTCTTAGTGCCCGGACGAATGCTGATATTATTGCAGTTGAATTGCAGGACAAGCTCTCGGATATGGCACGGAGAAGTGTTGGCTATAATAAGTTGAATGAACAGATCACTATTGTGAATGACGATGTGATTGGCATTGCAGGGAAAATCGGCTATGAAAAATATGACACGGTCACTTGCAATCCACCTTATTTCCCTGCTATTGAAGCGAGTGAGAAAAACTTGAAAGAACATGTTGCCATTGCAAGGCATGAAATCCGTCTGACCCTAGAACAAGCCGTACAGTCCGCCAGTGAGCTGTTGAAGCAGGGCGGGAAAGCAGCATTCGTTCACCGGCCGGGCAGGCTGCTGGATATTGTGACAGCGATGCGGGCGAACAGGCTTGAACCGAAAAGAATCCGGTTCGTGTATCCGAAAGAAGGTAAAGAGGCGAATACGTTGTTAATTGAAGGAATAAAAGATGGGAAGCCTGATTTGAAGATATTGCCGCCTCTTTATGTATATGGTGAAGACGGGGAGTATACCGAAGAAGTGAGGCTTTTATTATATGGACAAGATGAATGA
- the rsmA gene encoding 16S rRNA (adenine(1518)-N(6)/adenine(1519)-N(6))-dimethyltransferase RsmA, with amino-acid sequence MNRDIATPIRTKEILEKHGFSFKKSLGQNFLIDPNILRNIVSHAGLTDKTGVIEIGPGIGALTEHLARTARKVVAFEIDGRLLPVLEDTLSPYDNVTIINQDVLEADLKKIIEEQFSGFDDIVVVANLPYYVTTPIIMKFLLGKVPIRGMVIMMQKEVADRITASPSTKAYGSLSIAVQYYMDAEVAMIVPKTVFIPQPNVESAVLNLTKKAGPPVEVKDEDFLFKVARGSFVQRRKTLLNNLQSSLPDGKAKKEQILEAFERIGMDPGRRGETLSIKEFGELSNALYADFKKQ; translated from the coding sequence ATGAATAGGGATATAGCAACACCTATAAGAACAAAGGAAATATTGGAGAAGCACGGGTTTTCATTCAAAAAGAGCTTAGGTCAAAATTTTTTGATAGACCCGAATATTTTACGTAATATCGTATCGCATGCCGGCTTGACCGATAAGACGGGTGTCATCGAGATTGGTCCGGGCATCGGGGCTTTGACGGAGCACCTTGCGAGAACTGCGAGAAAGGTCGTTGCATTTGAAATTGACGGCCGTCTGCTTCCTGTGCTGGAAGATACGTTATCGCCGTATGATAATGTCACCATCATCAACCAGGATGTCCTGGAAGCGGATTTGAAAAAGATCATCGAGGAGCAATTCAGCGGATTTGACGATATTGTCGTCGTAGCAAATCTCCCTTATTACGTGACGACGCCAATCATCATGAAGTTTTTACTAGGAAAAGTTCCGATACGCGGCATGGTGATCATGATGCAAAAAGAAGTGGCGGACCGCATTACGGCATCCCCAAGTACGAAAGCATACGGATCCTTATCGATCGCGGTCCAATATTACATGGATGCCGAAGTTGCGATGATTGTGCCGAAAACGGTATTCATCCCGCAGCCGAATGTCGAATCAGCGGTTTTGAATCTGACAAAAAAAGCGGGGCCTCCAGTGGAAGTGAAAGACGAGGACTTCCTGTTCAAGGTGGCAAGAGGTTCATTCGTACAGCGGAGAAAAACACTGCTGAACAACTTGCAATCCTCCTTGCCTGATGGGAAGGCGAAGAAGGAGCAGATTCTTGAGGCATTTGAGCGGATTGGTATGGATCCGGGCAGAAGAGGCGAGACGCTATCCATTAAGGAGTTCGGAGAGTTGTCGAATGCCTTGTATGCGGATTTCAAAAAACAGTGA
- the veg gene encoding biofilm formation stimulator Veg, with protein MPKTLADIKKSLDAHLGKRLHLRANGGRKKTIERAGVLRETYRAVFVVELDQDENAFERVSYSYADILTEAVEITVLDDGDATEFIVK; from the coding sequence GTGCCAAAAACATTAGCGGACATTAAGAAGTCATTGGATGCTCATTTGGGGAAACGTTTGCACTTAAGAGCAAACGGCGGCCGTAAGAAAACGATCGAACGTGCCGGAGTCCTTCGTGAGACGTATCGGGCAGTTTTTGTTGTTGAACTGGACCAGGATGAGAATGCTTTTGAAAGGGTGTCTTACAGCTACGCGGATATTTTGACTGAAGCAGTCGAAATAACAGTTCTGGATGACGGAGACGCCACTGAGTTCATCGTCAAATAG
- the ispE gene encoding 4-(cytidine 5'-diphospho)-2-C-methyl-D-erythritol kinase, with translation MLYEKAPAKINLTLDVLHKRPDGFHEVEMIMTTVDLADRVWLRPSNDGHINMKVSERFVPNDRKNLAYQAADLLRRKYGIRDGVEITLDKKIPVAAGLAGGSSDAAATLRGLNRLWKLQLSADELAEIGSKIGSDVSFCVHGGTALAKGRGEQIEHLPAPPNCWVILAKPSISVSTADIYRNLDVNSIQHPDTTGMLEALHSGDYTKMCASLGNVLEPVTMKLHPQVVVLKEKMEQFGADAVLMSGSGPTVFGFVRQEARVSRIYNGLKGFCKEVHAVRMTGERFLLD, from the coding sequence ATGTTATATGAGAAAGCACCTGCAAAAATCAACCTGACACTCGATGTCCTACATAAACGCCCCGACGGTTTTCATGAAGTGGAAATGATTATGACGACAGTCGACTTAGCTGACCGTGTCTGGCTTCGCCCTTCGAATGATGGGCATATCAACATGAAAGTCTCCGAGCGGTTTGTGCCGAATGACCGGAAAAATCTGGCCTATCAGGCGGCGGACCTGCTTAGACGGAAATACGGCATCCGCGACGGGGTTGAAATAACGCTCGACAAAAAAATACCTGTTGCTGCAGGTCTTGCTGGAGGCAGTTCTGATGCAGCGGCAACATTGCGCGGACTGAACCGGCTATGGAAATTACAGCTAAGTGCAGATGAGTTAGCGGAAATTGGTTCAAAGATCGGCTCGGACGTCTCTTTCTGCGTGCACGGAGGAACAGCGCTTGCGAAAGGTCGCGGGGAACAGATAGAGCATTTGCCGGCACCCCCCAACTGTTGGGTCATTCTGGCGAAGCCTTCAATTTCCGTTTCAACAGCAGACATCTACCGCAATCTCGACGTCAACTCCATTCAGCATCCCGACACGACCGGTATGCTCGAAGCCTTACATTCAGGGGACTACACTAAAATGTGCGCTTCCTTGGGCAATGTTTTGGAGCCAGTGACAATGAAGTTGCATCCACAGGTCGTCGTCCTGAAAGAAAAAATGGAACAGTTCGGGGCAGACGCGGTATTGATGAGCGGAAGCGGACCGACCGTTTTTGGGTTTGTCAGGCAAGAGGCGAGAGTATCGCGAATTTACAATGGATTAAAAGGCTTCTGTAAGGAAGTCCATGCTGTCAGAATGACAGGTGAACGTTTTCTGCTTGATTAA